The following proteins are encoded in a genomic region of Thermoflexus hugenholtzii JAD2:
- a CDS encoding ABC transporter ATP-binding protein: MEGLTKRFQGVVALKDYRLTLHEGEILGVIGPNGAGKTTLINLLSGFLRPDEGSIRFQGQDLVRLPAHRIPALGIARTFQNIRLFPSLTALENVMVAMTVHHPPDLASALLGFGPGQRRAQALREQAMHLLEQLGIAHLADRPAGVLPYGDQRRVEIARALALKPSLLLLDEPTAGLHPEESEALVEQLRRLHREWGMAIVMVAHDMPVVMRFCPRLHVLSSGALLAEGTPEEIRNNPLVLEAFLGRPSHSGAA; encoded by the coding sequence GTGGAGGGGCTGACCAAGCGTTTCCAGGGCGTGGTGGCCTTAAAGGACTACCGCCTGACCCTCCACGAAGGCGAGATCCTGGGGGTGATCGGGCCTAACGGGGCGGGCAAGACCACTCTGATCAACCTCCTGAGCGGCTTCCTGAGGCCGGATGAGGGGTCCATCCGCTTTCAGGGCCAGGATCTCGTCCGATTGCCTGCCCATCGAATTCCAGCGCTGGGGATCGCCCGGACGTTCCAGAACATCCGGCTATTCCCCTCCCTGACGGCATTAGAGAACGTCATGGTGGCCATGACTGTTCATCATCCTCCTGATCTGGCGTCGGCGTTATTGGGCTTCGGGCCAGGACAGCGGCGGGCCCAGGCGCTACGTGAGCAGGCAATGCATCTCCTGGAACAGCTGGGGATCGCTCATTTGGCTGATCGGCCTGCTGGTGTCCTCCCGTATGGAGATCAGCGGCGGGTGGAGATCGCCCGCGCCCTGGCCTTGAAGCCCTCCCTGCTGCTGCTGGACGAACCCACGGCCGGCCTGCACCCGGAGGAAAGCGAGGCGCTCGTGGAACAGCTGCGCCGCCTTCATCGAGAGTGGGGCATGGCCATTGTGATGGTGGCTCACGACATGCCTGTAGTGATGCGTTTCTGTCCGCGCCTCCACGTGTTGAGCTCCGGGGCGCTTCTTGCCGAAGGGACACCGGAGGAGATCCGCAACAATCCGCTGGTGTTGGAGGCTTTCCTTGGACGGCCCAGCCATTCTGGAGCTGCGTGA
- a CDS encoding ABC transporter substrate-binding protein, with protein sequence MRLLRPSGVLFLAFVLAVAACAPAATPTAAPATPTGGPPIRIGAPFNLTGGMASIDVPAANGARLAAEEINAAGGVLGRPLELLIRDTKTDPATAATVVTQLIEQDKVVVVIGFNDSDYVLAAGPICQRAGIPFITVGATSPRLPGQVGDMLFLTPFGDNVQAAVGAEFAFEKFGKTAYLLWDKGAEYTTVLAKYFKDRFTELGGSIVLEDTYQSGDKDFSAQIAKVKALPQQPDFYYISALPDDVGTIVKQFRNAGITGPIVGGDGYDTPLLIQVAGPAAENVFFTTHSLLTADSPNERVRKFVTAYKQKYGTEPEAVFAALGYDTVYVLAEAIRRAGSTDGQAIKKALESIRDFPAVTGVINYSPQSHIPQKGVTVIEVKGGKFTLAAERVPQKVPAP encoded by the coding sequence ATGCGCCTGCTGCGTCCGTCTGGAGTTCTGTTCCTGGCTTTCGTCCTTGCGGTTGCGGCCTGCGCGCCAGCAGCCACCCCGACCGCCGCCCCGGCGACTCCCACTGGCGGGCCACCGATCCGAATCGGGGCTCCGTTCAACCTCACCGGTGGGATGGCCTCCATTGACGTCCCCGCCGCCAATGGCGCTCGCCTGGCCGCGGAAGAGATCAATGCCGCCGGTGGAGTGCTGGGGCGCCCGCTGGAGCTGCTCATCCGCGACACCAAAACGGACCCAGCCACCGCGGCCACGGTCGTCACCCAGCTGATCGAGCAGGACAAGGTGGTGGTGGTCATCGGCTTCAATGACTCCGATTATGTCCTGGCGGCCGGACCGATTTGCCAGCGCGCCGGGATCCCCTTCATCACCGTAGGGGCAACCTCGCCGCGCCTGCCTGGGCAGGTGGGGGACATGCTCTTCCTGACCCCCTTCGGGGACAACGTGCAGGCCGCCGTGGGAGCGGAATTCGCCTTCGAGAAGTTCGGTAAGACCGCCTACCTGTTGTGGGACAAGGGCGCCGAATACACAACGGTGCTGGCCAAATACTTCAAGGACCGCTTTACCGAGCTGGGCGGATCCATCGTCCTGGAGGACACCTATCAGTCTGGAGATAAGGATTTCTCCGCCCAGATTGCTAAGGTGAAGGCCCTCCCGCAACAGCCGGACTTCTACTACATCTCCGCCCTGCCGGATGATGTGGGGACCATCGTAAAGCAGTTCCGCAACGCGGGCATCACCGGCCCCATCGTGGGCGGCGATGGTTATGACACCCCTTTGTTGATCCAGGTGGCCGGTCCGGCAGCCGAGAACGTGTTCTTCACAACCCACTCTTTGCTCACGGCTGATTCGCCGAACGAGCGGGTGCGCAAGTTCGTCACAGCCTACAAGCAGAAGTATGGGACGGAGCCGGAGGCGGTCTTCGCCGCCCTGGGCTACGACACAGTCTACGTGTTGGCCGAGGCCATCCGGCGCGCCGGTTCGACGGACGGCCAGGCGATCAAGAAGGCTCTGGAGAGCATTCGGGACTTCCCAGCTGTCACTGGGGTGATCAATTACTCTCCGCAGTCTCACATCCCGCAGAAAGGGGTGACCGTCATCGAGGTCAAGGGTGGGAAGTTCACCCTGGCCGCCGAGCGCGTCCCGCAGAAGGTCCCTGCGCCCTGA
- a CDS encoding NUDIX hydrolase: MGRVDQGISDGRWAVIPRVLCFLFRGDQVLLLQRSPAKKVFPGRYNGLGGHVEPGEDLRTAARRELAEEAGIPAGELRLAGLITVDTGASPGVLLAVFVGETDAQPAGPTPEGTLTWVPISRVLDLPVVEDFPALWPRVLRFRETGEPFFLSYTYDVQDRLIVREG; the protein is encoded by the coding sequence ATGGGGCGGGTGGATCAGGGCATCTCGGATGGGCGCTGGGCGGTGATCCCCCGGGTGCTGTGCTTCCTGTTCCGGGGCGACCAGGTGTTGCTGCTCCAGCGCTCCCCAGCGAAAAAAGTTTTCCCGGGGCGTTACAACGGCCTGGGCGGGCACGTGGAGCCCGGGGAGGATCTGCGCACAGCGGCCCGCCGTGAGCTGGCGGAGGAAGCGGGCATCCCGGCCGGGGAGCTCCGGCTGGCCGGCCTGATCACCGTAGACACCGGCGCCTCCCCCGGGGTTCTCCTCGCCGTCTTCGTCGGGGAGACGGACGCGCAGCCGGCAGGGCCCACCCCGGAGGGGACGCTGACCTGGGTGCCGATCTCCCGGGTGCTGGACCTGCCGGTGGTGGAGGATTTCCCGGCCCTCTGGCCCCGGGTGTTGCGCTTCCGGGAGACCGGGGAGCCCTTCTTTCTGAGTTACACCTACGATGTCCAGGACCGTCTGATCGTCCGGGAAGGATGA
- a CDS encoding sensor histidine kinase, whose protein sequence is MGEIRTEHLVELGRALKALRDPQEVRRVALDWVMARTGAVEGAALLQEPGAWRCAIVRGDPAFWEREWTLPPSARSPWEPVADAVWFLPLTEKAPSEWLGVRDLDPEALADEAGWEVARLWIGMALEAAREREAHGAFFSTAVHELRLPMTSIKGYADLLLKELAGPLTENQRRFLGVIRGNIDRLANLVNDLLEHARLETGRLRLRIEPVSLSEALEEALRRVRHEIEARGHRLSVDLPEGLPPVAADRERLEGILAKVLDNAAKYTPPSGEIRVRAGRQGPTVICEVEDTGIGIAPSDQAQLFTPFWRSEDPRVREVPGFGLSLAVARGLLRAMDGGIEVESAPDQGTRVRIRLPAAEPPR, encoded by the coding sequence ATGGGAGAGATCCGCACGGAACACCTGGTCGAGCTGGGGCGGGCCCTGAAAGCGTTGCGGGATCCGCAGGAGGTCCGCCGTGTCGCTCTGGACTGGGTGATGGCCCGAACCGGGGCGGTGGAAGGAGCCGCGCTCCTTCAGGAACCCGGCGCCTGGCGCTGCGCCATCGTCCGGGGCGACCCGGCCTTCTGGGAGCGCGAGTGGACGCTTCCGCCCTCCGCCCGATCCCCCTGGGAGCCGGTTGCGGACGCCGTGTGGTTCCTTCCCCTTACGGAAAAAGCGCCTTCGGAGTGGCTCGGGGTCCGGGATCTGGACCCGGAGGCCCTGGCCGATGAGGCGGGATGGGAGGTGGCGAGGCTGTGGATCGGGATGGCGCTGGAGGCCGCTCGGGAGCGGGAGGCCCACGGCGCCTTCTTCTCCACCGCCGTCCACGAGCTCCGCCTGCCGATGACCAGCATCAAGGGTTACGCGGACCTCCTGCTCAAAGAGCTGGCCGGTCCCCTCACCGAGAACCAGCGCCGGTTCCTCGGGGTCATCCGGGGGAACATCGATCGACTGGCGAATCTGGTGAACGACCTGCTCGAGCACGCGCGCCTCGAAACCGGACGTCTGCGCCTGCGCATCGAGCCGGTCTCCCTGTCAGAGGCGCTGGAGGAGGCCCTGCGCCGTGTCCGACATGAGATCGAGGCCCGGGGCCACCGGCTCTCCGTGGATCTGCCAGAGGGTCTCCCTCCGGTGGCTGCGGATCGGGAGCGATTGGAGGGGATCCTGGCGAAGGTCCTGGACAACGCCGCCAAATACACCCCGCCCAGCGGAGAGATCCGGGTCCGGGCAGGGCGTCAGGGACCCACCGTGATTTGTGAGGTCGAGGACACCGGGATCGGGATCGCCCCGTCGGATCAGGCGCAGCTGTTCACTCCCTTCTGGCGCTCGGAGGACCCACGGGTGCGGGAGGTCCCGGGCTTCGGGCTGAGCCTGGCGGTGGCGCGGGGTCTCCTCCGGGCCATGGACGGGGGGATCGAAGTAGAGAGCGCCCCGGATCAGGGCACCCGGGTACGAATTCGGCTGCCGGCGGCGGAGCCGCCACGCTGA
- a CDS encoding ABC transporter ATP-binding protein → MDGPAILELREVEAAYGAIRALHGLSLSVRPGEVVALLGPNGAGKTTTLRVISGLLRPTRGQILYKDQEITGRSPAAIARMGIIQCPEGRHVFKNLTVWENLLLGAYRLRDRAQERQSLEWVFGLFPILKERLNQRAGLLSGGQQQMLAIARALMAKPEILLLDEPSLGLAPRVVEEVFEALAQLKAQGLTMLIVEQNAEKALGLADRAYVLEAGRLVLADQTARLREDPQLVRIYLGR, encoded by the coding sequence TTGGACGGCCCAGCCATTCTGGAGCTGCGTGAGGTTGAAGCCGCCTATGGGGCGATCCGAGCCCTACATGGTCTCTCACTGAGCGTGCGGCCTGGCGAGGTGGTCGCCTTGCTGGGCCCAAACGGGGCCGGCAAGACGACCACTCTGCGCGTGATCTCCGGATTGCTGCGCCCCACCCGGGGTCAGATTCTCTACAAGGATCAGGAGATCACCGGACGATCACCGGCGGCCATCGCCCGGATGGGGATCATCCAGTGCCCGGAGGGTCGTCACGTTTTCAAGAACCTCACCGTGTGGGAGAACCTCCTGCTGGGAGCATACCGGTTAAGGGATCGCGCGCAGGAACGCCAGAGCCTGGAGTGGGTATTCGGCCTCTTCCCTATCCTGAAGGAGCGTCTGAACCAGCGGGCGGGTCTGCTCTCCGGAGGCCAGCAGCAGATGCTGGCCATCGCCCGAGCGCTCATGGCCAAGCCCGAGATCCTACTTCTGGATGAGCCCTCCCTGGGGCTGGCTCCCCGGGTGGTGGAGGAAGTGTTCGAGGCGCTGGCCCAACTGAAGGCGCAGGGACTGACCATGCTCATCGTTGAGCAGAACGCCGAGAAGGCGCTGGGCCTCGCCGATCGCGCCTATGTGCTGGAAGCTGGGCGTCTAGTCTTGGCGGATCAGACCGCCCGCCTACGCGAGGACCCCCAATTAGTGCGGATCTATTTAGGCCGCTGA
- a CDS encoding gamma-glutamyl-gamma-aminobutyrate hydrolase family protein — MHRPWIGVTTKNTRESSSLGRAQSATETAYLHAVWRAGGLPVMLPNLPEAAPEFAERMDGILLTGGCDIDPARYGASLHPRTGPVDPLRDAFEFALVEAARAQGKPILGICRGSQVLAVAFGAVLCQHLPDITELTHDSDAPPPARAHPVRLDPPPDLLALLHAHGVGEVLEVNSYHHQAVSRRADLPLGLQAIAEAPDGVVEAFLWRSTSGMIGALAIQWHPELLFEDDPRHLWPFRWLVEAAQGAR, encoded by the coding sequence ATGCATCGACCGTGGATCGGAGTCACAACGAAGAACACACGGGAATCCAGTTCGCTGGGGCGCGCCCAGAGCGCTACCGAGACCGCCTATCTACATGCGGTATGGCGGGCGGGCGGGCTGCCGGTGATGCTCCCCAACCTCCCGGAGGCCGCCCCGGAGTTCGCCGAGCGGATGGATGGGATCCTGCTCACTGGAGGCTGTGACATCGATCCAGCCCGCTATGGGGCCTCCCTGCATCCCCGAACCGGACCGGTGGATCCACTCCGGGACGCTTTCGAGTTCGCCCTGGTGGAGGCCGCACGGGCGCAGGGGAAGCCGATCCTGGGGATCTGCCGCGGCTCCCAGGTGCTGGCGGTGGCCTTCGGAGCGGTCCTCTGTCAGCATCTTCCGGACATCACCGAACTGACCCATGACAGCGATGCGCCCCCGCCTGCCCGGGCCCATCCCGTGCGCCTGGATCCTCCGCCGGACCTCCTCGCGCTTCTGCATGCCCACGGGGTCGGCGAGGTCCTGGAGGTCAACTCCTATCATCACCAAGCGGTCTCCCGTCGGGCTGACCTCCCGCTAGGTCTTCAAGCCATCGCAGAGGCACCGGACGGCGTGGTGGAAGCGTTCCTCTGGCGCTCGACGTCCGGGATGATCGGGGCCCTGGCCATACAATGGCACCCGGAGCTGCTCTTCGAGGATGATCCCCGTCACCTGTGGCCGTTCCGTTGGCTGGTGGAGGCCGCCCAGGGGGCCCGCTGA
- a CDS encoding branched-chain amino acid ABC transporter permease — protein sequence MHAIGSPEFWIQQLINALGLGSQYALMAVGLAMVFAVMRLINFAHGTVMMWSAYIGLLLLQRGLPFPLVAAGAILGAATLGALMERIAYRPIRGAPDVTLLLNSFAVAVFLENLAVLLFSPRSRPFPMPALLTQVLHPWGDLFLPSIHLWAFGGALLALGGLAFFVTRTRVGLAMRAAAENPTAAQLMGIEVGKVTLLAFVIGSAMAGLAVLFWVAHIGTIQPGMGFEPVLKAFVACVIGGFGTIPGAVLGGYLLGALEILLQGILPSVVVGYRDALVYAVLILLLLVRPGGVLGYGEAERV from the coding sequence ATGCACGCCATCGGTTCCCCGGAATTCTGGATTCAACAGCTGATCAACGCCCTGGGCTTGGGCAGCCAGTACGCCCTAATGGCTGTGGGCCTGGCCATGGTGTTCGCCGTGATGCGACTGATCAATTTCGCTCACGGCACCGTGATGATGTGGAGTGCCTACATCGGGCTTCTCCTTCTCCAGCGGGGTCTGCCCTTCCCCCTGGTCGCTGCAGGGGCTATTCTCGGAGCGGCGACCCTGGGCGCGCTGATGGAGCGCATCGCTTATCGACCGATCCGCGGCGCCCCGGATGTGACTCTTCTCCTGAACTCCTTCGCCGTAGCGGTGTTCCTGGAGAACCTGGCGGTCCTGCTTTTCTCCCCCCGATCCCGTCCCTTCCCCATGCCCGCGCTGCTCACTCAGGTTCTCCACCCCTGGGGCGATCTGTTCCTCCCCTCTATCCATCTGTGGGCCTTCGGCGGCGCACTGCTGGCGCTGGGGGGGCTGGCTTTCTTTGTCACCCGCACCCGTGTCGGGCTGGCAATGCGGGCGGCGGCGGAGAACCCTACAGCAGCCCAGCTGATGGGCATCGAGGTGGGGAAGGTTACCCTTCTGGCCTTCGTCATCGGCTCGGCGATGGCCGGGCTCGCCGTCCTGTTCTGGGTGGCCCACATTGGGACCATCCAGCCCGGCATGGGATTCGAGCCCGTGCTGAAAGCGTTCGTGGCTTGCGTGATTGGTGGGTTCGGGACGATCCCGGGGGCGGTTCTGGGGGGATATCTCTTGGGAGCTCTGGAGATCCTTCTGCAGGGGATCCTTCCCTCCGTGGTGGTAGGCTATCGGGATGCTCTCGTCTACGCTGTTTTGATCTTGTTGCTGCTGGTGCGTCCAGGCGGAGTGCTGGGCTATGGGGAAGCAGAGCGGGTCTGA
- a CDS encoding amidohydrolase family protein — MDLSAIPLVDQHAHNLLRPESARDFAYPSAFTEGYAAEVVTRHVQETIFFRRSMREIAELLGCEPRLGAILEARERLGFEEVARRCFAAAGFEVILLDDGFMPDRVMPTEWHNRFAQVRRLLRVEFLAEQLIGALSSWEAFEEAFRAALHTPDPEVVGFKTIVAYRTGLAIAPPDPEAVRTAFQAMRQQAERGERIRLAHKPLNDWVVWQTLEAATHLRLPVQFHTGFGDPDLDLRWANPLHLRPLLEHPGFRRVPFVLLHASYPYTREAGYLAAVYPHVYVDLGLAIPFLSQTGMAFAVRAFLELTPISKILFSTDAHLIPELFYLGARWGRRILGEILEETVRAGDLTVTEAEDAAEAILRRNARALYAL; from the coding sequence GTGGATCTCTCCGCCATCCCCCTCGTTGACCAGCATGCCCACAACCTGCTGCGGCCGGAATCTGCGCGAGACTTCGCCTATCCTTCCGCCTTCACAGAAGGCTACGCCGCCGAGGTGGTGACCCGTCACGTCCAGGAGACGATCTTTTTCCGCCGCAGCATGCGGGAGATCGCGGAGCTTCTGGGGTGCGAGCCGAGGCTGGGGGCCATCCTCGAGGCGCGCGAGCGTCTAGGGTTCGAGGAGGTAGCCCGGCGCTGCTTCGCGGCTGCAGGCTTCGAGGTGATCCTACTGGACGACGGCTTCATGCCCGATCGGGTGATGCCGACGGAATGGCATAACCGCTTCGCGCAGGTCCGCCGGCTGCTTCGGGTGGAGTTTCTGGCCGAGCAGTTGATAGGGGCGCTTTCTTCCTGGGAAGCGTTCGAGGAGGCTTTCCGGGCGGCCCTTCACACGCCGGATCCCGAGGTGGTGGGCTTCAAGACCATTGTTGCTTACCGGACAGGCCTGGCGATCGCGCCCCCGGATCCAGAGGCGGTGCGGACGGCCTTCCAGGCCATGCGTCAGCAGGCGGAGCGGGGGGAACGCATCCGGCTGGCCCACAAGCCCCTGAACGACTGGGTGGTCTGGCAGACCCTGGAGGCCGCCACCCATCTTCGGTTGCCAGTTCAGTTCCACACCGGCTTCGGGGATCCGGACCTGGATCTGCGATGGGCCAACCCCCTTCACCTGCGGCCGCTGCTTGAGCACCCAGGCTTCCGGCGCGTGCCCTTCGTGCTGCTGCACGCCTCTTACCCCTACACACGCGAAGCGGGATATCTTGCCGCCGTCTATCCTCATGTTTACGTCGACCTGGGCCTGGCCATCCCCTTCCTGAGCCAGACTGGCATGGCCTTCGCCGTCCGCGCCTTCCTGGAGCTAACGCCGATCAGCAAGATCCTGTTCTCCACTGATGCCCATCTGATCCCTGAACTGTTTTATCTGGGAGCACGCTGGGGGCGGCGCATCCTCGGGGAGATCCTGGAGGAAACCGTCCGCGCCGGCGATCTCACTGTCACGGAAGCCGAGGACGCAGCGGAGGCCATCCTACGGCGCAATGCCCGGGCGCTTTATGCGCTCTAA
- a CDS encoding branched-chain amino acid ABC transporter permease: protein MKILPGRRVEIWLGRSLGGLLLLGLYLLIERGGSAYLQRLTILFLINVMLVVSLNLFTGFTGVFSLGHIGFMALGAYASAILTMPVAMKAVNLPDLPLPLASIALPFLPALLLGGLTTMIIALLIGIPILRLSGHFVAVATLGFLIITRVILINAEGFTRGTRTFTGVPPYTTLGWTALWALFNVYVAWRLKHSTLGLQLLAARDDPWGARGVGVAIGRVRLIAFGISAFFTGVAGGLWAHFLTAFSPNAFYFSKTFEIIVMMIVGGMGSVTGSVLGTLLVMSVTELLRNLEPGVAVGSFTLGPLYGLSQIGLAVLLILLTAFRRQGLLGDREFRLEATIERLGDWVRKARFSIKAPSAREADPLINELISKLSKR, encoded by the coding sequence ATGAAGATTTTGCCGGGACGGCGGGTTGAGATCTGGCTGGGGCGTAGCCTGGGAGGCCTGCTGCTGCTCGGTCTCTATCTGCTGATCGAGCGCGGCGGGAGCGCCTACCTGCAGCGCCTGACCATCCTGTTCTTGATCAACGTCATGTTGGTGGTCAGCCTGAATCTCTTCACTGGGTTCACCGGGGTCTTCTCTCTAGGCCATATCGGTTTCATGGCGCTGGGAGCCTATGCGTCCGCTATCCTCACCATGCCGGTGGCAATGAAGGCTGTCAACTTGCCGGACCTCCCCCTGCCGCTGGCCTCCATTGCCTTGCCCTTCCTGCCTGCCCTCCTCCTCGGTGGGCTCACCACGATGATCATCGCCCTCCTGATCGGCATCCCTATCCTGCGGTTGAGCGGGCACTTCGTTGCTGTGGCAACCTTGGGCTTTCTGATCATCACCCGGGTGATCCTGATCAACGCAGAGGGATTCACCCGCGGCACGCGCACGTTCACCGGCGTCCCTCCCTATACCACCCTGGGTTGGACAGCCCTGTGGGCGCTCTTCAATGTCTACGTCGCCTGGCGTCTGAAGCATTCCACCCTTGGCCTTCAGCTCCTGGCTGCACGGGATGATCCATGGGGTGCGCGGGGAGTTGGAGTAGCCATTGGCCGGGTGCGGCTGATCGCCTTCGGGATCAGCGCCTTCTTCACCGGGGTTGCAGGCGGATTGTGGGCGCACTTCCTCACCGCCTTCTCGCCCAACGCATTCTATTTCTCAAAGACATTCGAGATCATCGTGATGATGATCGTGGGAGGGATGGGCAGCGTGACCGGATCGGTTTTGGGGACGCTGCTGGTGATGAGCGTGACCGAGCTGCTACGCAACTTGGAGCCCGGAGTTGCCGTTGGGTCATTTACCCTCGGTCCTCTTTATGGGCTGAGCCAGATCGGCCTGGCGGTGCTGCTTATCCTGCTGACGGCATTCCGTCGTCAGGGATTGCTGGGAGACCGCGAATTCCGACTGGAGGCCACGATCGAACGGCTGGGGGACTGGGTAAGGAAAGCGCGGTTTTCCATAAAAGCCCCCTCCGCTCGTGAGGCAGACCCTTTAATAAATGAGCTCATCTCAAAACTCTCCAAGCGATGA
- a CDS encoding ParB/RepB/Spo0J family partition protein: MSQEIPAEIRQLAQQVEADGGVVWAIYPDPYGGRWQLLVELPLDRVEPTPYQRDLSPHHVERLKAVIRAIGRFIDPIVAIRTPDGRYWTPNGNHRREAMFRLGARRITAILIPDPAVAYHILGLNTEKAHNLREKALEVLRMYRTLREEHPEDPERSFAFQFEEAHLITLGILYDRRERFAGAGYVPILRKVDGFLDMPLREALGERERRAQVIEAIDAMLEPILEALHERGIRYPFLKQAVLSQVNPIRRKRIVTMSFDEVMTRIREGLSRYNAEAVTAEELAQVAAEAEE; this comes from the coding sequence ATGTCCCAGGAGATCCCGGCGGAGATCCGGCAGCTGGCCCAGCAGGTGGAAGCAGATGGGGGCGTGGTGTGGGCCATTTATCCGGATCCCTACGGCGGCCGCTGGCAGCTCCTGGTGGAGCTGCCGTTGGACCGCGTGGAGCCCACCCCCTATCAGCGGGATCTCTCTCCCCATCACGTGGAGCGCTTGAAAGCGGTGATCCGGGCGATCGGTCGTTTCATCGACCCCATCGTCGCGATCCGAACCCCGGACGGCCGCTACTGGACCCCTAACGGCAACCATCGGCGGGAGGCGATGTTCCGGCTCGGCGCCCGCCGGATCACAGCCATCCTGATCCCGGATCCCGCAGTGGCTTATCACATCCTCGGTCTGAACACCGAGAAAGCCCACAACCTTCGGGAGAAGGCGCTGGAGGTTCTCCGGATGTATCGGACCCTGCGGGAGGAGCATCCAGAGGACCCAGAACGGTCCTTCGCTTTCCAGTTTGAGGAAGCGCATCTCATCACCCTGGGGATCCTGTATGACCGCAGGGAGCGGTTCGCCGGCGCGGGCTACGTCCCCATCCTCCGCAAGGTGGATGGTTTCCTGGACATGCCGTTGCGGGAAGCGCTTGGGGAGCGGGAGCGCCGGGCCCAGGTGATCGAAGCCATCGACGCGATGCTGGAACCCATCCTGGAAGCCCTGCACGAGCGGGGCATCCGCTATCCGTTCCTGAAGCAGGCGGTGCTCTCTCAGGTCAACCCCATCCGCCGCAAGCGGATCGTGACGATGTCGTTCGACGAAGTCATGACCCGCATCCGTGAGGGGCTCTCCCGATATAACGCCGAGGCGGTGACGGCGGAGGAGCTGGCCCAGGTCGCGGCGGAAGCGGAGGAGTGA
- a CDS encoding glutamine synthetase family protein, with amino-acid sequence MAPGKSAVLAAIRTHQIRYVRFIWCDNAGLIRAKAVHAAFLEDYLEGAGLGIAAAQQALPVMIDALAPGSGLTPAGEVHMQADWSTFTPLPYAPGHARVLTDIYEGDAPWPHCPRSFLRRMIEQAGRRGWRIMAAFENEFYLLRREGDQWLPADTTVFAQTAALDAMAPVLEELTAALEAQGVLPEMIYAESGPGQFEMPIRYAEALRAADNQIIFRETVRAVARRHGLVASFVPKIFPDKAGSGAHLHFSLWRGDRNCIADPRRPDTLSAEARAFIAGILHHLPALMALTTPSPNSFKRIRPRFWSGAFTSWGYGNREAAVRVPQPPAGRPITHIELKTVDPSCNPYLALGAVIAAGLDGLDKGLDPGEPVQMDPADLPESERAARGIRPLPSTLGEAIAALEQDEVLLQALGPELARSYLAVRRAEWEAMKDMPHEEEVRILLERY; translated from the coding sequence ATGGCACCTGGAAAGAGCGCGGTTCTCGCCGCCATCCGCACCCATCAAATCCGGTATGTCCGCTTCATCTGGTGCGACAACGCCGGCCTCATCCGGGCCAAGGCGGTCCACGCTGCTTTCCTGGAGGATTACCTGGAGGGAGCCGGGTTGGGCATTGCCGCCGCCCAGCAGGCCCTCCCTGTGATGATTGACGCCCTGGCCCCGGGCTCCGGGCTGACCCCCGCCGGCGAGGTCCATATGCAGGCAGACTGGTCCACCTTCACCCCTTTGCCCTACGCCCCAGGCCACGCCCGGGTTCTCACGGACATTTACGAGGGGGATGCGCCATGGCCTCACTGTCCGCGCTCGTTCCTCCGCCGTATGATCGAACAGGCCGGGCGGCGGGGATGGCGCATCATGGCGGCCTTCGAGAACGAGTTCTACCTGCTCCGGCGGGAGGGGGATCAGTGGCTCCCGGCAGATACCACGGTGTTCGCGCAAACCGCCGCTCTGGATGCCATGGCCCCGGTGCTGGAGGAGCTCACCGCTGCCCTGGAGGCCCAGGGGGTCCTCCCGGAGATGATCTACGCGGAATCCGGTCCGGGCCAGTTTGAGATGCCGATCCGATACGCGGAGGCCCTGCGGGCGGCCGACAACCAAATCATCTTCCGGGAGACCGTGCGCGCGGTAGCCCGTCGCCACGGCCTGGTCGCTTCCTTCGTCCCCAAGATCTTCCCAGACAAAGCGGGCAGTGGCGCCCATCTCCACTTCAGCCTGTGGCGGGGCGATCGCAACTGCATCGCGGATCCCCGCCGTCCCGATACCCTTTCGGCCGAGGCTCGGGCGTTCATCGCCGGCATCCTCCACCACCTGCCCGCCCTGATGGCCCTCACCACCCCCAGTCCCAATTCCTTCAAACGGATCCGCCCGCGCTTCTGGAGCGGGGCTTTCACCTCCTGGGGATACGGCAACCGGGAGGCCGCGGTTCGCGTTCCCCAGCCTCCCGCCGGCCGGCCGATCACCCATATCGAGCTGAAGACCGTGGATCCCTCCTGCAATCCCTATCTGGCGCTTGGGGCGGTGATCGCCGCGGGGCTGGACGGCCTCGATAAAGGGCTCGACCCCGGAGAGCCGGTTCAGATGGATCCCGCCGATTTGCCGGAATCCGAGCGGGCGGCTCGAGGGATCCGGCCGCTGCCTTCGACCCTGGGAGAGGCCATCGCCGCCCTGGAGCAGGATGAGGTCCTCCTACAGGCCCTGGGGCCGGAGCTCGCCCGCTCCTACCTCGCGGTGCGACGGGCGGAGTGGGAGGCGATGAAGGACATGCCCCACGAAGAGGAAGTGCGAATTCTTCTGGAACGCTACTGA